In Gemmatimonadota bacterium, a single window of DNA contains:
- a CDS encoding alkaline phosphatase family protein: MTRYLRSTSVRLPIVALAGVLAVVGCRAATPRVGDPASASFPDRPRAIVVSFDAFNERRVVETVDPARIPAIRALFAEGECAASLQPAFPSVTAAGHAAIWTGAYGNENGIAANTVLRLPASRFTILETTDGFRAPALRAEPIWITAALAGRTVFAHHVTQAPQPPGYPVDDGEPADTFAVARRRAGEALALPRLSVLNGYNRVLLAPRLLTRGDVQLTAPGAWRGLSPVPGSEALQFTIDLSSDSLVRGGALYALIRRWPSGDSAQFFVGAERDLTTAVRVLPHAEERAPVRGRALARWFSAPVVVPLADGRRASMRLRLFALSARDTSFTLFVPGMQLADANRATLTGDYDAAVPGWVGNSAISLWETGGLGRTLMQGGDGVAEWRWLESAELLARGYLEGSAWGWRTMSPDLMLDYFPLGDDTDHALWGLLDSRAPGYDTTVAARARAVRDRMWELVDLRLAGLMALARQQGRTRLYVAGDHGMRAEWRTFRPNAALREAGLLVLDRAGHIDLSQSRAASANGYWISVNRRGRRGGIVPETQVGAVMDEVRRALLAVRDEWGRAVVTRVIDRRDPQAHALGIGGATGGDVYYDLADGYAWLSDAEGAVVGDASHATGGHGFPSTSSDMHSASCSWLPGATGAARAGVQRQPDIARAVTRWLGITPAR, from the coding sequence ATGACACGCTACCTCAGGTCGACCAGCGTTCGCCTCCCGATCGTCGCGCTGGCCGGTGTGCTGGCCGTCGTCGGCTGTCGCGCCGCGACGCCGCGCGTCGGTGATCCGGCGAGTGCGTCGTTCCCCGATCGCCCGCGAGCCATCGTCGTCTCGTTCGACGCCTTCAACGAGCGGCGCGTGGTGGAGACGGTCGATCCGGCGCGCATCCCGGCGATTCGCGCCCTCTTTGCGGAGGGGGAGTGTGCGGCCTCGTTGCAGCCGGCGTTCCCCAGCGTGACGGCGGCGGGCCACGCGGCCATCTGGACGGGGGCGTACGGCAACGAGAACGGGATCGCCGCCAACACGGTGCTGCGCCTCCCCGCCTCGCGCTTCACGATCCTCGAGACGACGGACGGTTTCCGCGCGCCGGCGCTGCGTGCGGAGCCGATCTGGATCACGGCGGCGCTCGCGGGGCGCACGGTCTTCGCCCACCATGTCACGCAGGCGCCGCAGCCCCCCGGATATCCGGTCGACGACGGCGAACCCGCCGACACCTTCGCGGTGGCGCGTCGTCGCGCGGGCGAGGCGCTCGCGCTCCCGAGACTGTCGGTGCTCAACGGATACAACCGCGTGCTGCTGGCCCCGCGCCTGCTCACGCGGGGCGATGTGCAGCTGACGGCTCCCGGTGCTTGGCGTGGCCTGTCGCCCGTGCCGGGGAGCGAGGCGCTGCAGTTCACGATCGACCTGTCCAGCGATTCGCTGGTGCGGGGTGGGGCCCTGTATGCGTTGATCCGGCGCTGGCCGTCGGGCGATAGCGCCCAGTTCTTCGTGGGGGCCGAGCGCGACCTGACGACGGCGGTGCGCGTGCTGCCACACGCGGAGGAGCGTGCGCCGGTGCGCGGGCGTGCGTTGGCGCGCTGGTTCTCGGCGCCGGTCGTGGTCCCGCTTGCCGACGGCCGGCGCGCCTCGATGCGGTTGCGCCTGTTTGCCCTGTCGGCGCGCGACACGTCGTTCACGCTGTTCGTCCCCGGCATGCAGCTGGCGGACGCGAACCGCGCCACGCTCACCGGCGACTACGACGCGGCGGTCCCGGGGTGGGTCGGCAATTCGGCGATCTCTCTCTGGGAAACGGGGGGGCTGGGGCGCACGCTGATGCAGGGAGGCGATGGGGTGGCCGAGTGGCGGTGGCTGGAGAGCGCGGAACTCCTGGCGCGCGGTTACCTGGAGGGGTCGGCGTGGGGGTGGCGCACCATGTCGCCGGACCTCATGCTCGACTACTTCCCGCTGGGCGACGACACCGATCATGCGCTGTGGGGATTGCTGGACTCGCGTGCCCCGGGGTACGACACCACGGTGGCCGCGCGCGCACGCGCGGTGCGCGACCGGATGTGGGAACTCGTGGATTTGCGGCTGGCGGGGCTGATGGCGCTGGCACGACAGCAGGGCCGCACGCGGTTGTACGTGGCGGGGGACCATGGGATGCGCGCGGAGTGGCGGACCTTTCGTCCCAACGCGGCGCTGCGCGAGGCCGGGCTCCTCGTGCTCGACCGAGCGGGGCACATCGACCTGTCGCAGAGCCGGGCGGCGTCGGCGAACGGGTACTGGATCTCGGTGAATCGCAGGGGGAGGCGTGGCGGGATCGTCCCCGAGACGCAGGTTGGCGCCGTGATGGATGAGGTGCGGCGCGCGCTCCTCGCGGTGCGCGACGAGTGGGGGCGCGCCGTGGTGACGCGCGTCATCGACCGACGCGACCCGCAGGCACACGCGCTCGGCATTGGCGGGGCCACGGGCGGGGATGTGTACTACGATCTGGCGGACGGGTACGCCTGGCTGTCGGACGCCGAGGGGGCGGTCGTCGGGGATGCGTCGCATGCAACGGGCGGCCACGGCTTTCCCTCGACCTCGAGCGACATGCACTCCGCGTCGTGCAGCTGGTTGCCGGGCGCGACCGGTGCAGCGCGCGCGGGAGTACAGCGCCAACCCGACATTGCGCGCGCCGTGACGCGCTGGTTGGGGATCACGCCGGCGCGGTAG
- a CDS encoding TonB-dependent receptor, with protein MTRLTRALGLALVAALSAVSGRVSAQVTTGAITGTVTDEQGQPVEAAQIQMINKATGLTRGALTSASGRYVIQGLEVGAQYSVTARRIGFRPTTVDNVVVSLGQTTRADIKIERQATQLEAVTVVSETNAIISPTRTGASTTVGDSALRRLPSLNRNFTDFVALTPQVSNSGPGLSGGGTNNRFNNIQIDGAVSSDLFGLGSTGQPGGQAGGKSISIEAVKEYQVLLSPYDVRQGNFSGALINAVTKGGTNEFHGSVYGVTRNQDFTRSQPYLTDFKQSQYGFAVGGPIVKNKVLFFLNPEFQQRTVPAGGPFIGSSGTSSSNVSQALVDRFNAALNKYGIPSGSGAAVNNDNPLTNVFARLDFNLTDNTSLVLRHNYAQAEDNIFSRSTSTFNLDNNGYFFTSKSQSTAAQLRTNFASGAFNELLVSRNSIRDRRKPNISFAQVEVNTPVGLLVGGGERSSHRNELDQDVLEISDNFSMPIGTAHRLTIGTQNQFYDVRNLFQQQGFGRWIFGSLDSLELGAPRQFAVGVPVSGDGAVRFNARQHAFYVQDEWTVSPTFNLAAGLRMDMPVFGDKPPQNPLIANPICAGTGQPSATCGFARNTSEVPSGNIQWSPRLGFNWDVTGNQKNQLRGGLGLFTGRPAFVWLANAFQNSGLSGVAQLTCNALAAPRMTTGAVATCHGLRQRDDGGGRRRDQPARQGPQVPPEHARHVRL; from the coding sequence ATGACTCGTCTGACACGGGCCCTCGGGCTCGCCCTCGTCGCCGCGCTGAGCGCGGTCTCGGGGCGAGTGAGCGCCCAGGTCACGACCGGTGCCATCACCGGAACGGTGACCGACGAACAGGGGCAGCCGGTCGAGGCGGCCCAGATCCAGATGATCAACAAGGCGACCGGGCTCACGCGCGGCGCCCTCACGAGTGCCAGCGGGCGCTACGTGATCCAGGGGCTCGAAGTCGGGGCCCAGTACTCGGTGACGGCGCGCCGCATCGGCTTCCGCCCCACCACGGTCGACAACGTCGTCGTCTCGTTAGGCCAGACGACGCGCGCCGACATCAAGATCGAGCGCCAGGCCACGCAGCTGGAAGCGGTCACGGTGGTCTCGGAGACCAACGCGATCATCTCGCCCACGCGCACGGGCGCATCGACCACGGTGGGTGACTCGGCGCTGCGCCGCCTGCCGTCGCTCAACCGCAACTTCACCGACTTCGTGGCGCTCACGCCGCAGGTCTCGAACTCCGGCCCCGGCCTCTCCGGCGGTGGCACGAACAACCGCTTCAACAACATCCAGATCGACGGCGCCGTCTCCTCCGACCTCTTCGGCCTCGGCTCGACCGGGCAGCCGGGCGGCCAGGCGGGGGGCAAGTCGATCTCGATCGAGGCGGTGAAGGAGTACCAGGTGCTGCTCTCCCCGTACGACGTGCGCCAGGGGAACTTCTCCGGTGCGCTGATCAATGCGGTGACCAAGGGCGGGACCAACGAGTTCCATGGTTCGGTGTACGGCGTGACGCGCAACCAGGACTTCACGCGCAGCCAGCCGTACCTCACGGACTTCAAGCAGTCGCAGTACGGCTTTGCCGTCGGCGGCCCGATCGTGAAGAACAAGGTGCTGTTCTTCCTGAACCCGGAATTCCAGCAGCGCACCGTTCCTGCGGGCGGCCCGTTCATCGGGAGCTCGGGGACGTCGTCGTCCAACGTGTCGCAGGCGCTGGTGGACCGCTTCAATGCGGCGCTCAACAAGTACGGGATCCCGTCGGGGTCCGGGGCAGCGGTGAACAACGACAACCCGCTCACCAACGTCTTTGCCCGCCTCGACTTCAACCTGACCGACAACACGTCGCTGGTGCTGCGCCACAACTATGCGCAGGCCGAGGACAACATCTTCAGCCGCTCGACGTCGACGTTCAACCTCGACAACAACGGCTATTTCTTCACGTCGAAGTCGCAATCGACTGCGGCGCAGCTCCGCACGAACTTCGCGAGCGGCGCCTTCAACGAGTTGCTCGTCAGCCGCAACAGCATCCGCGACCGCCGCAAGCCGAACATCAGCTTCGCGCAGGTCGAGGTGAACACGCCGGTCGGCCTGCTGGTCGGCGGCGGTGAGCGTTCGTCTCACCGCAATGAGCTCGACCAGGATGTGCTCGAGATCTCGGACAACTTCTCGATGCCGATCGGGACGGCGCACCGCCTGACGATCGGGACGCAGAACCAGTTCTACGATGTCCGCAACCTGTTTCAGCAGCAGGGCTTTGGGCGCTGGATCTTCGGATCGCTCGACTCGCTCGAACTCGGCGCGCCGCGGCAGTTTGCGGTGGGCGTCCCGGTGTCGGGTGACGGCGCTGTGCGCTTCAACGCGCGCCAGCACGCCTTCTACGTGCAGGACGAGTGGACCGTCTCGCCGACGTTCAACCTGGCGGCCGGCCTTCGCATGGACATGCCGGTCTTCGGCGACAAGCCGCCGCAGAACCCGCTCATCGCCAACCCGATCTGCGCCGGCACCGGGCAGCCCTCGGCGACGTGCGGCTTTGCCCGCAACACGTCCGAAGTGCCGAGCGGGAACATCCAGTGGTCGCCGCGCCTCGGCTTCAACTGGGACGTGACGGGGAACCAGAAGAACCAGCTCCGCGGCGGCCTCGGCCTCTTCACCGGCCGTCCGGCGTTTGTCTGGCTGGCCAATGCCTTCCAGAACTCGGGGCTCTCCGGCGTCGCGCAGCTCACGTGCAACGCCCTCGCGGCTCCGCGCATGACGACCGGCGCCGTCGCGACCTGCCACGGCCTGCGCCAACGGGACGACGGCGGCGGCCGGCGCCGAGATCAACCTGCTCGACAAGGACCTCAAGTTCCCCCAGAACATGCGCGCCACGTTAGGCTATGA